A single genomic interval of Ruminococcus sp. NK3A76 harbors:
- the glgA gene encoding glycogen synthase GlgA yields the protein MKNILFVSSECVPFIKTGGLADVVGSLPKCFDKKEYDVRVFLPKYSCMKEQYKNALQYVCHFYMDFAGKSQYVGVLETEYDGVKFYFLDNEYYFTGDRPYTEHHWDIEKFMYFDRAVLSALPVIGFRPQVIHCHDWQTGLIPVYLHDSFAGGEFYQGIKSVMTIHNLKFQGNDGVPRFKWLSGLSDYYFSIDKLRTEQDGNMLKGGLVYADAITTVSQTYAYEIQTPFFGERLDGLMRARQHDLRGIVNGIDYNEFDPAKDMMINQKYDKKTVFKKKINNKRALQTELGLELDDNRFLVGIVSRLTDQKGFDLIAYMMENICQQNVQVVVLGTGDYKYEDMFRYFAGKYPNKVSANIYYSEEMAHKIYASCDAFLMPSLFEPCGLSQLMALRYGTVPIVRETGGLKDTVYPYNIFDNTGTGFSFANYNAHEMYNTLMYAKYIYEDKREDWNGIVFRGMEQDFSWQTSALKYKEMYDWLIGG from the coding sequence ATGAAAAACATTCTTTTCGTCTCCAGCGAATGCGTCCCTTTTATCAAGACAGGAGGTCTTGCAGACGTTGTAGGCTCGCTGCCTAAGTGCTTTGATAAAAAGGAATATGATGTCAGGGTGTTCCTGCCGAAGTATTCCTGCATGAAGGAGCAGTATAAAAACGCACTTCAGTATGTCTGCCATTTCTATATGGATTTTGCAGGCAAGAGCCAGTATGTCGGCGTGCTCGAAACTGAGTATGACGGCGTGAAGTTCTACTTCCTTGATAACGAGTATTACTTCACTGGTGACCGCCCCTATACTGAGCATCACTGGGATATCGAGAAGTTCATGTATTTCGACAGGGCAGTGCTTTCTGCACTTCCTGTTATCGGCTTCCGTCCGCAGGTGATACACTGCCACGACTGGCAGACAGGCCTTATCCCTGTTTACCTGCACGACAGCTTTGCAGGCGGTGAGTTCTATCAGGGTATAAAGAGCGTTATGACTATCCATAACCTTAAGTTCCAGGGCAACGACGGTGTGCCGAGATTCAAGTGGCTCTCAGGGCTCTCTGATTACTATTTCAGCATTGATAAGCTCAGAACAGAGCAGGACGGCAATATGTTAAAGGGCGGCCTTGTGTATGCAGATGCTATTACTACAGTTTCGCAGACCTATGCATATGAGATACAGACCCCGTTCTTCGGCGAGCGCCTTGACGGGCTTATGAGAGCAAGACAGCATGACCTTCGTGGTATCGTCAACGGTATCGACTATAACGAGTTCGACCCTGCGAAGGATATGATGATAAATCAGAAATACGACAAGAAGACAGTCTTCAAAAAGAAGATAAACAACAAGCGTGCTCTCCAAACAGAGCTTGGCCTGGAGCTTGATGACAACCGCTTCCTTGTGGGTATAGTCAGCCGTCTTACCGACCAGAAGGGCTTTGACCTTATCGCTTATATGATGGAGAATATCTGCCAGCAGAACGTGCAGGTAGTAGTCCTCGGTACAGGTGATTATAAGTATGAGGATATGTTCCGCTACTTTGCAGGCAAGTATCCTAACAAGGTATCTGCAAACATCTACTACAGCGAGGAAATGGCTCATAAGATATACGCTTCCTGCGATGCTTTCCTTATGCCTTCGCTGTTTGAGCCCTGCGGTCTTTCACAGCTTATGGCTCTTCGCTACGGCACAGTGCCGATAGTAAGAGAAACAGGCGGCCTTAAGGACACAGTTTATCCCTACAACATCTTTGACAACACAGGCACAGGCTTCAGCTTTGCAAACTATAACGCTCACGAGATGTATAATACTCTTATGTATGCAAAATATATCTATGAGGATAAGCGTGAGGACTGGAACGGCATAGTGTTCCGTGGCATGGAGCAGGATTTCTCATGGCAGACAAGTGCTCTTAAATACAAGGAGATGTACGACTGGCTCATAGGCGGCTGA
- a CDS encoding proline-rich domain-containing protein, translating into MDNNYNPYGNQYGQQGGDGGYLGTPGQGYNQPYGSGGQWGQNGGYTSQPGTYYPQGQPGGSYPQGQPGGSYTGGQQGGYYPQGQPGGSYTGGRQGGYYPGSQPQTQRGYTTPPAQNQYNPYARSGFVRNDRVGFGGGYAVRNLPIIPNAPINYMIFLPLFGLFLENFAPSLPIGILLWGLVIVFLRIAAYTDAKRAVEKNIVQDSAKTVAVLAPAVYLYMRCQGLSRGIGKFIALCVTLIIALFGNGFTQSARMNSRSFIAAAQSVYLSQLNVFDDLDNYQENYILGERVDYYIDNADWSYSEFGGKKCVIIKGTLNDEAPDDYKDAKIEIKLLSNFDGYNIKSLKFTFDECEVDGEELEDDDKEKFVKGLTHDWEWDQTETDDKNEDSSSDSKSDKKE; encoded by the coding sequence ATGGATAATAATTACAATCCCTACGGCAACCAGTACGGTCAGCAGGGCGGAGACGGCGGATATCTCGGCACGCCCGGACAGGGCTACAACCAGCCCTACGGCAGCGGCGGCCAGTGGGGACAGAATGGCGGATACACCAGCCAGCCGGGCACTTACTACCCACAGGGTCAGCCGGGCGGCAGTTATCCTCAGGGACAGCCCGGCGGAAGCTATACAGGCGGCCAGCAAGGCGGATACTACCCTCAGGGGCAGCCGGGCGGCAGCTACACAGGCGGCCGGCAGGGCGGATATTACCCAGGCTCACAGCCGCAAACGCAAAGAGGATATACAACTCCGCCTGCACAGAATCAGTACAACCCCTATGCTCGGAGCGGCTTTGTACGAAATGACAGGGTCGGCTTCGGCGGCGGATACGCTGTGAGAAATCTGCCGATAATCCCCAATGCGCCGATAAACTACATGATATTCCTGCCGCTTTTCGGCCTGTTTTTAGAAAACTTTGCCCCGTCTTTACCGATAGGCATACTGCTTTGGGGGCTCGTGATAGTATTTCTGCGAATAGCAGCCTACACCGATGCAAAGCGTGCAGTTGAAAAGAACATCGTTCAGGACAGTGCGAAGACCGTAGCTGTGCTCGCACCGGCGGTATATCTTTATATGCGCTGTCAGGGACTTTCAAGAGGGATAGGCAAGTTTATTGCACTATGTGTAACGCTTATTATCGCACTGTTTGGAAACGGCTTCACACAGTCGGCAAGAATGAACTCAAGATCATTCATTGCAGCAGCGCAGTCGGTATATCTCAGCCAGCTCAATGTCTTCGATGACTTGGACAATTACCAGGAAAACTACATCTTAGGTGAAAGAGTTGATTATTATATCGACAATGCCGACTGGAGCTACAGCGAATTCGGCGGCAAGAAATGCGTCATCATCAAAGGCACTCTGAACGACGAAGCACCTGATGATTATAAAGATGCCAAGATCGAGATAAAGCTGCTCTCGAATTTTGACGGCTACAATATCAAGTCTTTGAAGTTTACATTTGATGAATGTGAAGTTGACGGTGAGGAGCTTGAGGATGACGACAAGGAAAAGTTCGTAAAGGGGCTCACCCACGACTGGGAATGGGATCAGACTGAGACTGATGACAAAAACGAAGACAGCAGCAGTGACAGCAAGAGCGACAAAAAAGAATAA